A stretch of DNA from Streptomyces venezuelae:
CGCTCGGCGATCTCCCGGTTGGTTCGGCCGGCGGTCAGTTCCGCCAGCACCTGGAGTTCCCGTGGCGAAAGCCCTCCGGGCCGCCACGCGTCCGGGTGGCGCGCGGCCGAGGAGGCCGGCGCGGCCGGGTGTTCGGGAGCGGCGGCTTCCCCGGGCGCACGGCCGGCCCGGGGGTCGACGACCGCGGCGAGGGCCTCGGTGAGCAGGGTGACCGCGGCACGTGCCGGATCGGGTGCGTGCCGCGGTCGGCGGGTGCTGATGTTCAGCATGCCGACGTATCGGCCGTCGGGGGCGAACAGGCACTGGGCAACGCCGTCCTCGATGCCGAGGGGGCTCAGCACCTCCTGGAATCCGGGGGACGCCTCCAGGAGCTGCCAGGGGACGTCCCCCAGCCAGAGACCGCCCCGTGCCGGGCTGCGCAGCACGGGGAACACCGGGTCGTGGTGGAGGCGGGTCTCGATGTAGACGGTGGCCTCGTCCGGGTAGCTCCCGGCCAGGGTGGTGTGGCGCTGGCGCAGCGGATCCCAGCGGGCGAGGGAGGCGTGGTCGTACTCCATCACCTCCGACAGCGCCGCCAGGACCGAGTGGACGCCGGTCACGCCGTTCGTGGCGCTCCTGGCGGCGTCGCGGACGTGGACGG
This window harbors:
- a CDS encoding helix-turn-helix transcriptional regulator, with amino-acid sequence MTARRSTADLLDAAVHVRDAARSATNGVTGVHSVLAALSEVMEYDHASLARWDPLRQRHTTLAGSYPDEATVYIETRLHHDPVFPVLRSPARGGLWLGDVPWQLLEASPGFQEVLSPLGIEDGVAQCLFAPDGRYVGMLNISTRRPRHAPDPARAAVTLLTEALAAVVDPRAGRAPGEAAAPEHPAAPASSAARHPDAWRPGGLSPRELQVLAELTAGRTNREIAERLYVTPRTVGTHIEHILAKLDLPNRSAAAARAVTWGITPPRDGRE